The proteins below come from a single Vitreimonas flagellata genomic window:
- the paaZ gene encoding phenylacetic acid degradation bifunctional protein PaaZ — protein MKPITLQNYAEGNWVAGSGGLAELRSAIDGEIVALTSSQGLDFGAMARFAREQGGPALRALTFHQRAGMLKALAEALTARMDELYALSANTGATKADSWIDIEGGIGTFSVYQGKGRRELPNDRILIDGAVEALSRNGTFQGLHVYTSLQGVAVHINAFNFPVWGMLEKLAPTFLAGMPAIVKPASATAYLTEAAVRIMLDANVLPKGALQLVVGSAGDLLDHLSVGDVVSFTGSAHTASKLKTHPAIANEGVRFVAEQDSLNASLLGPDATPESPEFDLFIKEVAKEMTTKAGQKCTAIRRAMVPAALLDVAQAALIERLSKVSPADPREDTTKLGALVSVAQRDDVRAKIKELSGDAAVVFGDPNTAPVHAKGAFMSPVLLRCENPWAARAVHDVEAFGPVCTLMPYKDAADAIALANRGKGSLVASVFTYDTAFAREIVLGSGAFHGRLAFIDRDSAKESTGHGSPMPHLIHGGPGRAGGGEEMGGIRGVTHYMQRTALQSHPRTLSAIVSRYIAGMPTQEAQQHPFRRKFHDLPLGYQLKTKAREITLDDIEHFATFTGDNFYAHMDEAAARANPLFGGRVAHGYLILSFAAGLFVDPNPGPVLANYGLDTLRFVKPVKPGDSIQVALTVKDKTLRKPDQGEVRWDVVVTNRAGEVVAAYDLLTMNAA, from the coding sequence TTGCTGAATTGCGTTCCGCCATCGACGGCGAGATCGTCGCGCTCACCTCCTCGCAAGGGCTCGATTTCGGCGCCATGGCGCGGTTTGCGCGTGAGCAGGGTGGGCCTGCGCTGCGCGCGCTCACCTTCCATCAACGCGCCGGCATGTTGAAAGCGCTCGCCGAAGCGCTTACGGCGCGCATGGATGAACTTTACGCACTCAGCGCCAATACCGGCGCGACCAAAGCCGATAGCTGGATCGACATCGAAGGCGGCATCGGCACGTTCTCGGTTTATCAAGGCAAAGGCCGCCGCGAATTGCCGAACGATCGCATCTTGATCGACGGCGCCGTCGAAGCGCTCTCGCGCAATGGCACGTTCCAAGGTTTGCACGTCTATACGTCGCTGCAAGGCGTCGCCGTGCACATCAACGCCTTCAACTTCCCCGTCTGGGGCATGCTCGAAAAGCTCGCGCCCACCTTCCTGGCTGGCATGCCTGCGATCGTGAAGCCCGCCAGCGCGACCGCGTATCTCACCGAAGCCGCCGTGCGCATCATGCTCGACGCGAATGTGCTGCCGAAGGGCGCGCTGCAATTGGTCGTCGGCTCCGCTGGCGATCTGCTCGATCATCTGAGCGTGGGCGACGTCGTCTCGTTCACCGGCTCGGCGCACACTGCATCCAAACTTAAAACCCATCCAGCGATCGCCAATGAAGGCGTGCGTTTCGTCGCCGAACAAGACTCGCTGAACGCCTCGCTCCTTGGTCCCGACGCGACGCCCGAAAGCCCCGAGTTCGATCTCTTCATTAAAGAGGTCGCTAAGGAGATGACGACGAAGGCGGGCCAGAAGTGCACCGCCATCCGCCGCGCGATGGTCCCGGCCGCGTTGCTGGATGTGGCGCAAGCGGCGCTGATCGAACGGCTCAGCAAAGTATCGCCTGCCGATCCGCGCGAAGACACCACAAAGCTCGGCGCGCTCGTCAGCGTCGCCCAACGCGACGACGTGCGCGCGAAGATCAAGGAATTGAGCGGGGACGCGGCCGTCGTCTTCGGCGATCCGAACACCGCGCCCGTCCACGCGAAGGGCGCCTTCATGTCGCCCGTGTTGCTGCGTTGTGAAAATCCGTGGGCCGCGCGCGCCGTACATGATGTTGAAGCATTCGGTCCAGTGTGCACGCTGATGCCGTACAAGGACGCCGCCGACGCCATCGCCCTCGCCAATCGCGGCAAAGGCTCGCTCGTCGCCAGCGTCTTCACCTACGACACCGCGTTCGCGCGCGAAATCGTGCTCGGCAGCGGCGCTTTCCACGGTCGTCTCGCCTTCATCGATCGCGATAGCGCCAAGGAAAGCACCGGCCACGGCTCGCCGATGCCGCATCTTATCCACGGCGGTCCCGGTCGCGCCGGCGGTGGCGAAGAGATGGGCGGCATTCGCGGCGTCACGCATTACATGCAGCGTACCGCGCTCCAGAGCCATCCGCGCACGCTTTCCGCGATCGTCAGTCGCTACATCGCCGGCATGCCGACGCAGGAGGCGCAGCAACACCCGTTCCGCCGCAAATTCCACGATCTGCCGCTTGGCTATCAGCTCAAAACCAAAGCGCGTGAGATCACGCTCGACGACATCGAGCACTTCGCCACCTTCACCGGCGATAATTTCTACGCGCACATGGATGAAGCAGCCGCACGCGCCAATCCGCTCTTTGGCGGCCGCGTCGCGCACGGCTATCTCATTCTGTCGTTCGCCGCAGGTCTTTTCGTCGATCCCAATCCGGGTCCGGTGCTCGCGAATTACGGCCTCGATACGCTGCGCTTCGTAAAGCCCGTGAAGCCCGGCGATTCCATCCAAGTCGCGCTCACGGTGAAAGACAAAACGCTGCGTAAGCCGGATCAAGGCGAAGTGCGCTGGGACGTCGTCGTCACCAATCGCGCAGGCGAAGTCGTCGCCGCGTACGATCTGCTGACGATGAACGCGGCCTGA
- a CDS encoding alpha/beta fold hydrolase, whose protein sequence is MAPDLRGHGRSPRSESYALEAHAEDVAQTVVHHAPDARAVSVLGHSMGGVIALALASGCYGFTPKAALGLGIKIVWTDAETEGLAVRARAPAKTFATSAEAAAFYLKVAGLRGLVSENSAIARAGLAADGLQLAADPATGLIGPPPMDDLIAAARCPVHLAAGESDPMCALADIRLHDPHAVTIAGAAHNAMIEAPERVWDWAKNRV, encoded by the coding sequence ATCGCGCCGGATCTGCGTGGTCACGGTCGCTCGCCGCGCAGTGAATCGTATGCGCTGGAGGCGCATGCCGAAGATGTAGCGCAAACCGTGGTGCATCACGCACCGGACGCGCGCGCAGTTTCGGTGCTTGGCCATTCGATGGGCGGTGTGATCGCGTTAGCGCTGGCGTCGGGCTGCTATGGCTTTACGCCAAAAGCGGCATTAGGGCTCGGCATCAAGATCGTCTGGACTGACGCCGAAACCGAAGGCCTCGCTGTGCGCGCACGAGCGCCCGCGAAGACATTTGCGACCTCCGCCGAAGCGGCTGCCTTCTATCTCAAAGTCGCAGGCCTACGTGGTCTCGTTAGCGAGAACAGCGCCATCGCGCGCGCCGGCCTCGCCGCCGATGGCCTCCAACTCGCGGCCGATCCAGCGACGGGGCTTATAGGCCCGCCGCCGATGGACGATCTCATCGCTGCGGCGCGCTGCCCGGTGCATCTCGCCGCTGGTGAGAGCGACCCCATGTGCGCGCTCGCCGATATTCGGCTGCACGATCCGCACGCTGTCACCATCGCGGGCGCCGCCCACAACGCCATGATCGAAGCGCCAGAACGTGTGTGGGACTGGGCGAAGAATCGTGTTTAG
- a CDS encoding aromatic amino acid transaminase, with product MLETLAPKAPDSLLKIIKMFREDLRREKIDLGVGVYKDATGNTPVMRAVKDAETRLLTNQKTKTYVGQQGDVEFLRLVGELVFGDAGADMVSIQAVGGTGALRLGCDLLRESGAKRVVLPAPCWPNHPSIVRAAGMAPIDAPFFNIGEQRIDMDALLGAFAQLERGDAVILQAVCHNPLGADFSLEQWANLADALNAHGITPFLDLAYQGFGDGIDEDVVGLRAFLARVPEAVIAVSEAKTFGIYRERVGALYVKTAEKARAVVMSNLAAIARANYSMPPDHGAAIVREVLGDAVLRQSWRDELDDIRAHIKRTRTALAAARVNSLPMHLIAAQKGMFSTLPLSEAQVVVLREQHAIYMTDTARINVAGLREADIPRFVEALKAVA from the coding sequence ATGCTCGAAACGCTCGCGCCGAAGGCGCCTGACTCTCTTTTGAAGATCATCAAGATGTTTCGCGAAGACTTGCGGCGCGAGAAGATCGATCTCGGCGTCGGCGTCTATAAGGACGCCACCGGCAACACGCCGGTGATGCGCGCGGTCAAGGACGCCGAAACGCGCCTACTCACAAACCAAAAGACCAAGACTTATGTCGGCCAACAGGGCGACGTGGAATTTCTGCGCCTCGTCGGCGAACTTGTGTTTGGTGACGCTGGCGCGGACATGGTCTCGATCCAGGCCGTGGGCGGCACGGGCGCGCTGCGTTTGGGCTGCGATCTGCTGCGCGAAAGCGGCGCCAAGCGTGTGGTGTTGCCCGCGCCATGTTGGCCGAACCATCCGTCGATCGTGCGCGCTGCGGGCATGGCGCCGATCGATGCCCCTTTCTTCAACATCGGTGAACAACGCATCGATATGGACGCATTGCTCGGTGCGTTTGCGCAGCTGGAGCGCGGTGATGCCGTGATCCTACAGGCGGTGTGCCACAACCCGCTCGGTGCGGATTTCTCGCTGGAGCAATGGGCGAACCTGGCCGATGCGTTGAACGCGCACGGAATCACGCCGTTCCTCGATCTCGCCTATCAGGGGTTCGGCGACGGCATTGACGAGGACGTCGTGGGCCTGCGCGCCTTCCTGGCGCGCGTGCCGGAGGCCGTGATCGCGGTGTCTGAGGCCAAGACGTTTGGCATTTATCGCGAACGCGTCGGCGCGCTCTACGTGAAGACGGCTGAAAAAGCGCGCGCGGTTGTGATGAGCAATCTCGCGGCGATTGCGCGCGCGAATTATTCGATGCCGCCGGATCATGGCGCGGCGATCGTGCGCGAAGTGCTTGGGGATGCGGTGTTGCGTCAGTCCTGGCGCGATGAGCTCGACGACATTCGCGCACATATCAAGCGTACGCGCACGGCGCTCGCGGCGGCGCGGGTAAACTCGCTGCCGATGCATCTGATCGCGGCGCAGAAAGGCATGTTCTCCACACTGCCGCTGAGCGAAGCGCAGGTCGTGGTGCTAAGAGAGCAGCACGCAATCTACATGACGGATACGGCGCGCATTAACGTGGCTGGGTTGCGCGAAGCGGACATTCCTCGCTTTGTGGAAGCGTTGAAGGCGGTCGCCTAA
- a CDS encoding 2-oxo acid dehydrogenase subunit E2, translating into MADPMNIVMPLEQEGSKSVVRAWLKQIGDAVKQDEPIVELETDKVAVEVPAPADGVLAAIALGEGDEAAPGAVLGVLTLGVEASERQLPAGNVQPANAQSDETKMPAGSRRSADGREMRLSPLVKRLVSEHRLDVDAITGTGRNGRVTHLDVEHHIARGSAKASAKPAPASAIVGGRIPHDAMRRAIAEHMSRSVAVAPHVTAVFEADFSAIMAHRAKHKDAYAKSGAQLTFSAYIVRAAAEAMKVAPAVNARWHDDFLEVFEDANIGMGVALGDKGLIVPVVRRAQALTLKETAAALTDLTERARKNALKPADVQGGTFTISNHGVSGSLVATPIIINQPQSAILGVGKLEKRVVVRTVNGADAMLIKPMAYVSLTIDHRVLDGHQTNSWLTRFVEILETWPQQDQVED; encoded by the coding sequence ATGGCGGACCCAATGAACATCGTCATGCCGCTGGAGCAGGAAGGCTCGAAATCGGTCGTACGCGCGTGGCTGAAGCAAATCGGCGACGCGGTAAAGCAAGACGAGCCGATTGTTGAGCTGGAGACCGATAAGGTCGCGGTTGAGGTGCCGGCGCCGGCGGATGGCGTGTTGGCGGCGATTGCATTAGGCGAAGGCGACGAAGCTGCGCCCGGTGCAGTGCTTGGCGTGCTGACGCTCGGTGTTGAAGCATCGGAACGTCAGCTTCCAGCCGGCAACGTTCAGCCTGCCAATGCTCAATCCGATGAAACAAAGATGCCGGCTGGAAGCCGGCGGTCCGCTGATGGGCGCGAGATGCGCCTGTCGCCTTTGGTGAAGCGATTGGTGTCCGAGCATCGGCTCGATGTTGATGCAATCACGGGCACAGGCCGCAATGGTCGGGTGACGCACCTGGATGTTGAGCACCACATCGCGCGCGGCTCCGCGAAGGCTAGCGCGAAACCGGCGCCAGCGTCGGCCATCGTGGGGGGCCGCATTCCCCATGACGCGATGCGGCGCGCGATTGCGGAGCATATGTCACGCTCGGTGGCGGTCGCGCCGCATGTCACGGCCGTGTTCGAGGCCGATTTCTCAGCGATCATGGCGCATCGCGCCAAGCACAAGGACGCATACGCCAAGAGCGGCGCGCAGCTTACGTTCTCGGCCTACATCGTGCGCGCGGCGGCTGAGGCGATGAAAGTGGCGCCCGCGGTGAACGCGCGCTGGCACGACGATTTCCTCGAAGTCTTCGAGGATGCGAACATCGGCATGGGCGTGGCGTTGGGCGACAAGGGTTTGATAGTTCCGGTCGTGCGCCGGGCGCAGGCGCTGACCCTGAAAGAAACGGCGGCGGCGCTGACCGACCTCACCGAGCGCGCGCGCAAGAACGCGCTGAAGCCGGCGGACGTGCAAGGCGGCACGTTCACGATTTCCAATCATGGCGTCTCGGGCTCGCTCGTCGCGACACCGATCATCATCAACCAACCGCAATCGGCAATCCTGGGCGTCGGCAAATTGGAGAAGCGCGTTGTCGTACGCACCGTGAATGGCGCCGACGCGATGCTGATTAAGCCGATGGCGTACGTATCGCTCACCATCGATCACCGTGTGCTCGACGGGCATCAAACCAATTCCTGGCTGACGCGCTTTGTTGAAATCCTCGAAACCTGGCCCCAACAAGACCAAGTGGAAGATTAG
- a CDS encoding alpha-ketoacid dehydrogenase subunit alpha/beta: MSAKLKSSPQTAPATDWKRVVELVQISRAMDAIEETTLVPGKKIFYQFSARGHDMAQVLLGLHLTHPKDAICGYYRSRPILLSLGVALEDALGSAMGRAGGYSDGRDIGVVFNYPNAHGASALPMCGGVGAQYTPTAGYAQAIEYHKSVLGDRSYDGAIGVVLGGDASVATNGFWSALTMATTLKLPMLFYVEDNGYGISTPSWLQTPGCNIAQNLASFNGLKIYDGDGTDPEEAAYLIREAVSHTRAGRGPVLLHLNVPRLQGHSFQDTQAYKSKDVVESEWARDPLPKLKAHVVPSLVSEADWAAFEAGAQERVARAAQIADQRPVSEASQVTRFVFSEDGALQDEGGLWNSGYEAPRASNTPKPEGARINMITAIRRTLDHELAVNPRVLVFGEDVGPKGGVHGVTLGLQDKYGDGRVFDTSLSEEGIIGRAVGMAIAGLMPVPEIQFRKYADPACEQINDCGTMRWRTANRFAAPMVVRMPVGFFKCGDPWHSQTNEVQFVHSPGWRVACPSNAEDAVGLLRTALRGNDPVMFLEHRNMLDAASARRPYPGDDFALPFGVAKRVREGDAITLVAWGAMVERCEAAAEKASVQADILDLRTLAPWDSEAVLASVKRTHRCLIVHEDIGTGGFGAEIAAVVADHAFLDLDAPVARLTMPDIPSPHHPELMEWALPSVEKIAAKIEELVGF; encoded by the coding sequence ATGAGTGCAAAACTGAAATCTTCGCCCCAGACGGCGCCCGCCACCGATTGGAAGCGCGTCGTCGAACTCGTCCAAATTTCACGCGCGATGGACGCGATCGAGGAAACGACGCTCGTTCCCGGCAAGAAGATTTTCTACCAATTCAGCGCGCGCGGCCACGACATGGCGCAAGTGCTGCTGGGCCTGCACCTCACGCATCCGAAAGACGCGATCTGCGGCTATTATCGCTCGCGCCCCATCCTGCTCTCGCTTGGCGTCGCACTCGAAGACGCGCTGGGCTCCGCGATGGGCCGCGCGGGCGGCTACTCGGATGGCCGCGATATCGGCGTAGTGTTCAACTATCCGAACGCGCACGGCGCATCAGCGTTGCCAATGTGCGGCGGCGTCGGCGCGCAATACACGCCAACAGCCGGCTATGCGCAGGCGATCGAGTATCACAAGAGCGTACTCGGCGATCGTTCCTATGACGGCGCGATCGGCGTTGTGCTGGGCGGTGATGCGTCGGTCGCGACCAACGGCTTCTGGTCTGCGCTGACGATGGCGACGACGCTGAAGCTGCCAATGCTCTTCTATGTCGAGGACAATGGCTATGGCATCTCGACGCCAAGCTGGCTGCAAACACCGGGCTGCAACATCGCGCAGAATCTCGCGAGCTTTAATGGGCTCAAGATTTATGACGGCGACGGCACGGATCCGGAAGAAGCGGCGTATCTGATCCGGGAAGCGGTTTCGCATACGCGCGCGGGCCGAGGGCCGGTGCTGCTGCATCTCAATGTGCCGCGCCTGCAGGGGCATTCGTTTCAAGACACGCAAGCCTACAAAAGCAAAGATGTGGTCGAATCCGAATGGGCGCGCGATCCATTGCCGAAGCTGAAGGCGCATGTGGTGCCCTCGCTTGTGAGCGAGGCCGATTGGGCGGCGTTTGAAGCGGGCGCGCAGGAACGGGTCGCGCGTGCGGCGCAGATCGCGGACCAACGACCCGTGAGCGAAGCCTCGCAAGTGACGCGCTTCGTGTTCAGCGAAGACGGCGCGCTGCAGGACGAAGGCGGGCTCTGGAATAGCGGCTATGAAGCACCACGCGCGAGCAATACGCCAAAGCCTGAAGGCGCGCGCATCAATATGATCACCGCTATCCGACGTACCTTGGATCATGAGCTTGCGGTGAACCCGCGCGTGCTGGTTTTCGGCGAAGATGTCGGCCCCAAGGGCGGCGTGCACGGCGTGACGCTCGGACTGCAAGATAAGTATGGCGATGGTCGGGTGTTTGATACGTCGCTTTCGGAAGAAGGCATTATCGGCCGCGCCGTCGGCATGGCGATCGCCGGCCTGATGCCGGTGCCGGAAATTCAGTTCCGCAAATACGCGGACCCCGCGTGCGAGCAGATCAATGATTGCGGCACGATGCGCTGGCGCACGGCCAACCGCTTCGCCGCGCCAATGGTGGTGCGCATGCCTGTTGGCTTCTTCAAGTGCGGCGATCCTTGGCACAGCCAAACCAACGAAGTGCAGTTCGTGCATTCGCCGGGCTGGCGGGTTGCGTGCCCGTCAAATGCGGAAGACGCCGTTGGCCTGCTGCGCACGGCGCTGCGCGGCAACGATCCGGTGATGTTCCTAGAGCATCGCAACATGCTCGATGCCGCGAGCGCGCGCCGGCCCTATCCGGGCGATGATTTCGCGTTGCCGTTCGGCGTCGCCAAGCGCGTCCGCGAAGGCGATGCGATCACGCTCGTCGCGTGGGGCGCGATGGTGGAGCGGTGCGAAGCAGCGGCGGAAAAAGCTAGCGTGCAAGCGGATATTCTTGATCTGCGAACATTGGCGCCGTGGGATAGCGAAGCTGTGCTCGCGTCTGTGAAGCGCACGCATCGTTGCTTGATCGTGCATGAGGACATTGGCACGGGCGGCTTCGGCGCGGAGATCGCGGCGGTGGTCGCAGATCACGCGTTCCTCGATCTCGATGCACCCGTCGCACGTTTGACGATGCCGGACATTCCCTCCCCGCACCATCCCGAACTGATGGAATGGGCTTTGCCGTCGGTCGAGAAGATCGCGGCGAAGATCGAAGAGCTGGTGGGCTTCTGA
- a CDS encoding Lrp/AsnC family transcriptional regulator, protein MMQILADQRMKHEAIDLDDSDRRLLRAMQRDASLSQAELAEAAGVSPSLVSRRLSRLKEAGVLRAVVGLIDPVSAGLTCSAIIRIRLRDHSAANVKMFHDLIKRMNEVTLCVALTGEADYLVKVIARDLPHFQEIIQGKFLRCAAIAHLESSIVLEHLKDTTVLPID, encoded by the coding sequence ATGATGCAAATATTGGCCGATCAACGCATGAAACATGAAGCCATCGACCTCGACGACTCCGACCGCCGCCTGCTGCGGGCGATGCAGCGCGACGCTTCGCTCTCGCAGGCCGAGCTCGCCGAGGCCGCCGGCGTTTCGCCCAGCCTGGTTTCCCGCCGGCTAAGTCGGCTCAAGGAAGCTGGTGTGCTACGGGCCGTGGTGGGGCTGATCGATCCGGTCAGCGCTGGGCTCACGTGCTCGGCGATCATTCGCATTCGTTTGCGCGATCACTCCGCCGCCAACGTGAAGATGTTTCACGATCTGATCAAGCGCATGAACGAGGTCACGCTCTGCGTAGCGCTAACGGGGGAGGCGGACTATCTTGTGAAGGTGATCGCACGCGACCTGCCGCATTTTCAGGAGATCATCCAAGGCAAGTTTCTGCGCTGCGCCGCGATTGCGCACCTCGAAAGCTCTATCGTGTTGGAACACCTCAAGGATACGACGGTGCTGCCGATCGATTAA
- a CDS encoding copper chaperone PCu(A)C produces the protein MKKLLSVCAIALLAACGQQQSAPETPPVAETQAPTIAIEIVEPWAGQTPGGVDVSAGYLTIRNTTGADDQLVAVSSPRASRSEIHEMTMDANNVMRMRPVTTLTIPAGGEALLQPGGQHLMFFGVTQPFTVGEEIPVQLTFANAGVIDANLQVRAGAMHGGDH, from the coding sequence ATGAAAAAGCTTCTCAGCGTCTGCGCTATCGCTCTCCTCGCCGCTTGCGGCCAGCAGCAGAGCGCGCCGGAAACGCCACCCGTCGCAGAGACACAAGCGCCAACCATCGCGATCGAAATTGTTGAGCCATGGGCCGGGCAAACACCAGGCGGCGTTGATGTGTCCGCCGGCTATCTCACCATCCGCAACACGACGGGCGCCGACGATCAGTTGGTCGCGGTGTCGAGTCCGCGCGCATCGCGCTCAGAAATCCACGAAATGACGATGGACGCGAATAACGTGATGCGGATGCGGCCGGTCACGACGTTAACTATTCCCGCTGGTGGCGAAGCTTTGCTGCAGCCGGGCGGCCAGCATCTGATGTTCTTCGGCGTGACGCAGCCCTTCACGGTCGGCGAAGAAATCCCGGTGCAGCTCACGTTTGCGAACGCCGGCGTGATCGATGCGAATTTGCAGGTGCGCGCCGGGGCCATGCATGGCGGCGATCATTAA
- a CDS encoding entericidin A/B family lipoprotein, with product MSNIKAPLIALAALMAAGSLAACNTVEGAGRDIQTAGDAIEETAQETNDGNPNTP from the coding sequence ATGTCAAATATTAAAGCCCCGCTTATTGCTCTCGCCGCTCTGATGGCCGCTGGTTCGCTGGCCGCCTGCAACACCGTCGAAGGCGCGGGCCGCGACATCCAAACTGCCGGCGATGCGATCGAAGAAACCGCGCAAGAAACCAACGACGGCAACCCGAACACTCCGTAA